In Atribacteraceae bacterium, the following are encoded in one genomic region:
- a CDS encoding ARMT1-like domain-containing protein, with amino-acid sequence VRINQIARVLTTGRPEIGFFVESAPSQLQEIWKKADLIISKGQGNFETLSDRPETIFFFLKAKCLPVARALGVNQGALILKKNRG; translated from the coding sequence CGGTCCGTATCAATCAAATCGCACGGGTCTTGACCACCGGACGACCGGAAATCGGTTTCTTCGTCGAAAGCGCACCGTCGCAACTCCAGGAAATCTGGAAAAAAGCTGACCTGATCATATCGAAAGGACAAGGGAACTTCGAAACCCTAAGCGACAGACCGGAAACCATCTTTTTTTTTCTGAAGGCCAAATGTTTGCCGGTAGCCAGGGCACTGGGAGTCAACCAGGGGGCGTTGATCCTGAAAAAAAACCGGGGTTGA